TTTGCCTCCTCTAAATATGGTGCTAACGTTACTGGTATTACTTTGGGTAGAAACCAAACCAAATGGGGTAACACTTTATTGAAGGAATATGGTATTCCATCCGATCAATCCAGAATTGTTTGCTGTGATTATCGTGATGCTCCAAAATCTTCTAAACCAAGTGGTAAATATGACAAAATCACCTCAGTGGAAATGGCTGAACACGTTGGTATCAGAAGATTGACTGCATACTTGGAACAATGTAGAGACGCTTTGGAAGACGATGGTTTGCTTTTCTTGCAATACTCTGGTTTGAGAAAGAACTGGCAATATGAAGATTTGGAATGGGGATTGTTCATGAACAAATACATTTTCCCAGGTGCTGATGCCTCTACTCCATTGAGTTTCTTTGCTAGTTGTATGGAATCTGTTGGGTTCGAAATTGTCAGTGTTGATAACATTGGTGTGCACTATTCTGCTACTTTGTGGAGATGGTACAGAAACTGGATTGGGAACAAAGATAAGGTTGTTAACAAATACGGTGTCAAGTGGTACAGAATTTGGGAATTTTTCTTAGGTAGTTCTGTTGTTGCCAGTAGAAACGGTACTGCCACTTGTTATCAATTCATTTGCAGAAAGAATATTAATTCATAtagaagaattgattaCGTTCCGCAACAAAAAGGTTTGCAAGGTCCTGTTCAAGAAGGAACTAAATGGGCTAAGGAGTTTACCAACTTTTACGATTAAACTGGTTGAGCTTTTATGGTGTATTTGTAtagatttttatttattctgATCTGAATAAACGTACCGGACTTTTactttctttattattatttttagtttttgtctttttttttcaaatatgtTGTTCTCAGATGAAGTTTCTGAATGGTGTCCGATCTTATATCCTGTCTATCAAACTGATTCAGGCCCCGGCTACGTGGAACCATTAACCGTAGCCAAGATAAAAGAAATGATCAAATTAGGAAATTTTTTCGGAGATTTCCATGGTCGTGGGGaaaattccaattgttatttttatcGGGTCAGCTAGCCAGCCAATAGAAACAACTCTAGCTTTGAAGTTgtcaagttttttttttgactcCTCTTCTTTATCAGTTTGGTTTTTCGACAGTTGATGTCTTTTGTTGCATAATGCTATCACCCCATTTAAACAATCGCCACTGTATTATTCATACGAATCAATTCAGTGAATATATATTTCGTTGATGCACGAACATGACTTCGTAGTCACACTATGACGACATTCTGACTCTGACACAAAAACCCTTCCAGAACCTCGGATTGGAGTTTAGTTTTTCTCCTATACTGAAATATTCTGTCGCAGTGGGTGGCCGATCCGAAGTATCGCATAAGTTTTGAGTGTGTTTTTGCCTCACAGAGTCATTTTTTGGTGACTTCCGTTCAGGCGAGAGCCCGACATTTCAGATATCTAACTACGACAGCAAAATAAATCTGGGGTAAAgcagaaaagaaagagaaaaagtCCACTCCCTCTTTCTAAAAACAATCATAGAAAATTTCACactacaaaaaaatattatctCTTCGGTCCTTTAGTGAATTGGaaactttttcaacaaagaAGGAagccaacaaaaaaaaaagtataaattcaattgccTTTTCCCCCTTTTTTTGCAAATTATAAGTTTGAATtctcttttcctttttcttattattttacttttacatttatatatataaatattcaCACAGCtttgtatatatattaacCAAGTTACATAATGTCTTCCCCATTCCCAAAAACAGCTGATAAGATCAAAGGTGTCCAAATATTAGGCCCTGTCCCAGAAAGTGCTAAACACATTTTCAACCAAGAAACTTTAGCATTTGTTGCCACTTTGCACCGTGGTTTCGAAGCCAGAAGACAAGAATTGTTGAACAACAGAAaggaacaacaaaaattaagaGATCAAGGTTTCTTGCCAGATTTCTTACCAGAAACTGAATACATTAGAAATGATGCTACCTGGACTGGTCCACCATTAGCTCCAGGTTTAGTTGACAGAAGATGTGAAATCACTGGTCCAACCGACAGAAAAATGGTTATCAATGCCTTGAACTCCAATGTTGCTACTTATATGGCCGATTTTGAAGATTCATTGACCCCAGCTTGGAAAAACTTGGTTGAAGGTCAAGTCAATCTTTACGATGGTGTCAGAAGAAACTTGACTGCTAACATTAATGGTAAAAATTATGCCTTGAACTTGGACAAAGGCAGACACATTCCAACGTTGATTGTGAGACCAAGAGGATGGCATTTGGATGAAAAGCATGTATTGGTTGACGGTAAACCAGTTTCCGGTggtatttttgattttgctgtctactttttcaacaatgCTCAAGAAACCTTAGCTAGAGGCTTTGGTCCATACTTTTACTTGCCAAAGATGGAACACCACTTGGAAGCTAAATTGTGGAACGATATTTTCAACTATGCCCAAGACTACATTGGTTTGAGAAGAGGTACCATCAGAGCTTCAGTTTTGATTGAAACCATTCCAGCTGTCTTCCAAATGGATGAAATTATCTATCAATTAAGAGAACACAGTGCCGGTTTGAACTGTGGTAGATGGGATTACATTTTCTCCTACATCAAGTGTTTGAGAAACCACCCAGACTTTATTTTGCCTGATAGATCCCAAGTCACTATGGCTGCTCCATTCATGTCCTCATACGTTAAGTTGTTGGTCCACACTACTCACAAGAGAAAAGTCCATGCACTTGGTGGTATGGCTGCTCAAATTCCAAtcaaagatgatgaagaaagaaacagaGCTGCTTTGGCCAACGTTACTAAAGATAAATTAAGAGAAGTCACTCTTGGCTGTGACTCTTGTTGGGTTGCCCACCCAGCTTTGGTTCCTGTTGTGTTGAAGGTTTTCAACGAAAACATGAAGGGTCCAAATCAAATCTCATTGCCACCAAAGGAACCATTCAAGCCAATCACCCAAAGAGACTTGTTGAGTCCATTTGTTCCAAATGCTAAAATTACCGAACAAGGTATTAGAGctaatatcattattggtATCTCCTACATTGAAGCTTGGTTAAGAAATGTCGGTTGTGTTCCAATCAACTACTTGATGGAAGATGCCGCCACCGCTGAAGTTTCCAGAACTCAAATTTGGCAATGGGTTACCCACGGTGCCAAGACTGACACCGGTAAAGTTATTGACAAACAATACGTTAAGCAATTATTGGATGAAGAATATGCTAAATTGGTCAAGAGTGCTAAACCAGGTAACAAGTTCAAGAGAGCTTTCGAATACTTTGCTCCAGAAGCTCTTGGTGAAAAGTACTCCGATTTCGTGACAACTTTGATTTACGACGATATCACTACTATTGGCAGATCTTTACCAGGTGAAAGAttgtaaaaaaagaaatgttCGGGAAAcgttttcaatttgtaatTTAAATAGTATGAAAGtagcttttttttattagtttTGTTTATGTTTATTCATGAAATATAGGAagttataaaaaaaaatttaagaACACATTAGGGGGACAAGGACTGAAAAGAActtgtttaatttattagaagTTTCTCGTAAGTATTTGGCTGCAAGAATTAtctccaaaaaaaaatagtcTTTATAGATAACAAAGTACTGGTCCAAAAATGCCATTTCAGAACGATGATTGTAATTCTGAAATTAAGGTGTATGTTGTGGCAGTTATGCATTGGTTATCTGAATTTCCCAATTCCCCAATAACACCAGAATGTTCATTAGAAGAATTCATTCAACCTACTAAATTATTTGAGATATTTCAACTcttattttcaaaagaagaatcGAGCGGTTATTTGacaaattgttttattgcAAACAAAGATATTCAAAGTGACATAGAATCGATATATATTTCTCAAATCactttgaaacaaattgaaattttaacTGATATTTTGGATCGTCATTTGCGATCTCGAATAACGTTAAATACCTTTCCGTATCTAAATCTTTACAAGCTTATAATGTTCAATGACTACGCtgagttgaaaaaattgtgtCAAATTTTATTCAGAATTGGCACTTTTACATCAATTTTGTCAGCAAATGGACTTgcatattttgaatttttgacTGATAACGACAAACAGGTaatcaaccaattcaaAGAACCGTTGatcaaaacaaagaaaaacaaatatcCAGGGTTACGAGAAAAATCAATGCCTCCAGCAGATACAAACTCTGACTACGACTCAGCTGACCCCAAGAGTGAAAGTTGCTATTTAATGCAAGAAGAAGAGCTAGAGGCTTTGAATTGGGAAATATctatatttgaaaatttagTTTATAAGTTAGCTAAAGAAATGTAAAGTTAAAAACTACAACACCTATTTAAATCTAGCTAAAGCTGGACCCAAGAGATCCTTCTCCTCGGGTATTCCTTGTTCCAAATTACGTCTTCTCTGTCTAGCTTCCTTTTCcatcttcaaattcttttcaattcttaATTTCCTTTGATCTATCACGTTTTGAGTCTTTTTTCTCATATGTCTTCTCAAAGCAGAATTTTTCCCTTTCACTTCTGCTTTAATCTCCATCTTATCCTTAGACTGTTGTGTTTTATCTGCCAATTCTGTGATTTCACCGGGTTTCAATCTCACAGTACTAGCGCGTTTGTCAACGGTACCAATAACATTTGGATCAAGAGCGATAGTGTCTGCAGGCAATTTATCAAGCAATGATCTGacttcttgttgttgtctttgTTTCACTGATTCGTAAGGATTCAATTCAAGAGCATCGTAGTTAGCTTCACCTGATCCTGGAACG
This genomic stretch from Candida albicans SC5314 chromosome 1, complete sequence harbors:
- the MLS1 gene encoding malate synthase (Malate synthase; glyoxylate cycle enzyme; no mammalian homolog; regulated upon white-opaque switch; phagocytosis, strong oxidative stress induced; stationary phase enriched; flow model biofilm repressed; rat catheter, Spider biofilm induced), with the translated sequence MSSPFPKTADKIKGVQILGPVPESAKHIFNQETLAFVATLHRGFEARRQELLNNRKEQQKLRDQGFLPDFLPETEYIRNDATWTGPPLAPGLVDRRCEITGPTDRKMVINALNSNVATYMADFEDSLTPAWKNLVEGQVNLYDGVRRNLTANINGKNYALNLDKGRHIPTLIVRPRGWHLDEKHVLVDGKPVSGGIFDFAVYFFNNAQETLARGFGPYFYLPKMEHHLEAKLWNDIFNYAQDYIGLRRGTIRASVLIETIPAVFQMDEIIYQLREHSAGLNCGRWDYIFSYIKCLRNHPDFILPDRSQVTMAAPFMSSYVKLLVHTTHKRKVHALGGMAAQIPIKDDEERNRAALANVTKDKLREVTLGCDSCWVAHPALVPVVLKVFNENMKGPNQISLPPKEPFKPITQRDLLSPFVPNAKITEQGIRANIIIGISYIEAWLRNVGCVPINYLMEDAATAEVSRTQIWQWVTHGAKTDTGKVIDKQYVKQLLDEEYAKLVKSAKPGNKFKRAFEYFAPEALGEKYSDFVTTLIYDDITTIGRSLPGERL
- a CDS encoding uncharacterized protein (Ortholog of C. dubliniensis CD36 : Cd36_09140, C. parapsilosis CDC317 : CPAR2_804920, Debaryomyces hansenii CBS767 : DEHA2B10516g and Pichia stipitis Pignal : PICST_30058); translation: MPFQNDDCNSEIKVYVVAVMHWLSEFPNSPITPECSLEEFIQPTKLFEIFQLLFSKEESSGYLTNCFIANKDIQSDIESIYISQITLKQIEILTDILDRHLRSRITLNTFPYLNLYKLIMFNDYAELKKLCQILFRIGTFTSILSANGLAYFEFLTDNDKQVINQFKEPLIKTKKNKYPGLREKSMPPADTNSDYDSADPKSESCYLMQEEELEALNWEISIFENLVYKLAKEM